CCGATCTGGTAGACCTTGCAGAGGTCCTCCGTGGCCTCCTCGCCGGTGTCCGGGTCGAGATACCTGCGATGTGAAAAGGCCTCGCGCTGCACGTCCTCATGTTGGTACACCATGCGGTAGCGCGCGCCCGGGCGCTCGTAAGTTGTTGCGGCGTAGCCCTTGACCGAGACTACGAGGCCCTGCTCTTCGTTAAGAAAAAGCGGGCAGCTGTAGCGCAGGCGCCGCACCTCCTTCTTGCGGAGAACCCTGGAACGTATATATGACACTGAGATGGGCTTCGTGCTGGGCCCGTCGTAGAGTGGCTTGCTACTTCCTTCCGCGGCTACCTGTGCGCCTAGCTTCAGGATGTCGGAGTAGAAGGACTCGTCGAAGGGCCGCTGCTCGGTGCCGATGAAAAAGGTGGAGAAGTTGATGTAGTAGTCATTCAGGTCGTCGACGACTTTCCGTAGGCGAGTGCGAGATCCCAGGCTCTCTTTCTCTGGGGGCGAATCGTTATCGGTGAAGAGGAAGATCTTTTTGTTGTTGTACAAGCGCTGTTCTGGAACCTCCTGTAAAAACTGGTCCTGAATGCTAGTGAATACAACGTCCAAGGAGGTTGGGTGCCGCCCGTCATACGGCAGCTCCTCTTCCAGGCTACGCTTCCCTGTACGAATACCCTCCAGTAGTAGGAACACCTTCTTCATGTGGGCAACGTTCACGTCTCTGAGGGGGAAGAGCTCGTAGATACCCTGTTTGGCCTCGCGATGCCTGCATTGGAAGAAGTAGCAGCCCACACCGGTGTCGGGCATGACCGCCACTAGCTGCTCCATCAATTCCAAGAGGGCTTCGAGGATCTCCAGTAGCTGTTTCTTGCCCTCAAGCTCTGGGCTGGGCTTGTACATATTGTGAGAAAGCTCCACGCAGAAGACGATGCCCTCGTGGACATTGTATCTCAGGTGCCTTTTATCGTCCTCCTTGTCTGCTGTAGAGTCAAGAATGCTCTTTAAGAAGTCCGGCTTGTCCCCCTCCATGCTTATCGTTCTTCACCTGTATGTCCTTATAGTGTGGGAGGGATAATCTTATTGGACTCTCCTTTCTTGAGATCTAGTCAGCGAGAACATTGGGACGTAAAGTGGAAAAGCGGTGGTCCAGAAGCACAGAAGAAGGACGTTCTACTAGGACATCGCATGGGTACAGCAGTCGTTGATGTAACACGAAAGACCTGAATTTTAAACTTGAAAGTGTATA
This is a stretch of genomic DNA from Eremothecium gossypii ATCC 10895 chromosome VI, complete sequence. It encodes these proteins:
- a CDS encoding AFR443Cp (Syntenic homolog of Saccharomyces cerevisiae YMR284W (YKU70)) codes for the protein MEGDKPDFLKSILDSTADKEDDKRHLRYNVHEGIVFCVELSHNMYKPSPELEGKKQLLEILEALLELMEQLVAVMPDTGVGCYFFQCRHREAKQGIYELFPLRDVNVAHMKKVFLLLEGIRTGKRSLEEELPYDGRHPTSLDVVFTSIQDQFLQEVPEQRLYNNKKIFLFTDNDSPPEKESLGSRTRLRKVVDDLNDYYINFSTFFIGTEQRPFDESFYSDILKLGAQVAAEGSSKPLYDGPSTKPISVSYIRSRVLRKKEVRRLRYSCPLFLNEEQGLVVSVKGYAATTYERPGARYRMVYQHEDVQREAFSHRRYLDPDTGEEATEDLCKVYQIGDDCLDLPDDLENLITNFAAPTSDSFLRMLGSRTAVAVLPYYNNIHHVTFLVPDDSVYAGSAAVLASLHRTLRASQRAVVLYGKLRATSLPALYALAPAAAPLPDAVFILARLPFQEEVRKFPALSPPQASLASPDYAVLQKITSRIIDLLVLSSPYAPADFKNPVIATHFRLLSDHLFETAQDPRTDDTIARLLRLRHRVLDDPESRLAKYLRHWNAFYARHQQVASPSPTKYSKRRRP